The following are from one region of the Capsicum annuum cultivar UCD-10X-F1 chromosome 1, UCD10Xv1.1, whole genome shotgun sequence genome:
- the LOC107872888 gene encoding vacuolar protein 8, with the protein MVDDKGNLSVEEWLSRAQELVPVALEKAKEVKGFLGRWRMIISKLEQIPNRLSDLSSHPFFSKNALCKEQLQAVSKTLNEVVELTEKCMKEKYEGKLRMQSDLDALSGRLDLNLRDCGLLIKSGVLGEVTLPSSVASTSAAPEVVVYGNLRELLARLQIGHLESKHKALDSLLEVMKEDEKNVLAVLGRSNIAALVQLLTATSPRMREKTVTVICSLAESGSCENWLVSEGVLPPLIRLVESGTTVSKEKATISLQRLSMTAETARSIVGHGGIRPLIEICQTGDSVSQAAAACTLKNISAVPEVRQALAEEGIIKVMINLLDCGILLGSKEYAAECLQNLTSGNEDLRRSVVSEGGIRSLLVYLDGPLPQESAVGALRNLVGSVSMDVLISLGLLPRLVHVLKSGSLGAQQAAASAVCRICTSTEMKRLVGEAGCIPLLIKMLEAKANGVREVSAQAIASLMSLAHNCREVKRDDKSVPNLVQLLDPAPQNTAKKYAVSCLSLLSSSQKCKKLMISYGAIGYLKKLTEMDIPGAKKLLERLERGKLKSLFSRK; encoded by the coding sequence ATGGTGGATGATAAAGGCAACTTGTCGGTTGAAGAGTGGCTCTCGCGTGCACAAGAGCTTGTACCTGTTGCACTTGAGAAGGCAAAAGAGGTTAAAGGATTCCTTGGTAGATGGAGGATGATTATTTCAAAATTGGAGCAGATCCCAAATCGACTGTCTGATTTGTCCAGCCACCCTTTCTTCTCTAAGAATGCTCTTTGTAAGGAGCAATTGCAGGCGGTATCAAAGACATTGAATGAAGTTGTTGAATTGACAGAGAAGTGCATGAAAGAGAAGTATGAGGGAAAACTTCGGATGCAAAGTGATTTAGATGCATTGTCAGGGAGATTGGATTTGAACTTGCGTGATTGTGGGCTCTTAATCAAGTCTGGAGTGCTTGGTGAGGTTACTTTGCCGTCATCTGTTGCAAGCACATCTGCAGCACCTGAGGTAGTAGTATATGGAAATTTACGAGAATTGCTTGCTCGGCTTCAGATTGGCCACTTGGAGTCTAAACATAAGGCCCTTGATAGCCTTCTTGAAGTCATGAAAGAAGATGAGAAAAATGTTTTGGCTGTTCTAGGTCGAAGCAATATTGCAGCTCTAGTCCAATTATTAACTGCTACTTCTCCTCGAATGAGGGAGAAGACAGTAACTGTAATTTGCTCGCTTGCAGAATCTGGGAGTTGTGAGAATTGGCTTGTTTCAGAAGGTGTGCTCCCTCCTCTTATACGTCTTGTTGAATCTGGTACAACTGTGAGTAAAGAGAAGGCCACCATTTCTCTCCAGAGATTGTCAATGACAGCAGAAACAGCTCGTTCTATTGTTGGACATGGTGGGATTAGGCCTCTAATCGAGATCTGCCAAACTGGTGATTCTGTTTCTCAGGCAGCTGCTGCTTGTACCCTGAAAAATATTTCTGCTGTTCCTGAAGTTCGACAGGCTCTAGCTGAAGAAGGTATCATAAAAGTTATGATAAATCTCCTAGATTGTGGAATACTGTTGGGATCTAAAGAGTACGCAGCTGAATGCTTGCAGAATCTTACTTCCGGAAATGAGGATCTCCGAAGATCAGTTGTATCAGAGGGTGGAATAAGAAGCCTGTTGGTATACTTGGATGGTCCACTGCCCCAAGAATCAGCCGTAGGGGCCTTGAGAAATTTGGTTGGATCCGTGTCAATGGACGTTTTAATCTCGCTTGGTCTCCTTCCAAGGTTGGTCCATGTTCTCAAGTCAGGATCACTTGGTGCACAACAAGCTGCAGCATCAGCAGTGTGTCGAATTTGCACCTCAACGGAGATGAAGAGACTTGTGGGTGAAGCTGGATGCATTCCTCTCCTTATTAAGATGCTGGAGGCTAAAGCGAATGGGGTGAGGGAGGTTTCTGCTCAAGCAATTGCTAGCCTAATGTCCCTTGCGCACAATTGTAGGGAAGTCAAGAGAGACGATAAAAGCGTGCCAAATTTGGTTCAGCTGCTTGATCCAGCTCCTCAGAACACTGCTAAGAAGTATGCTGTTTCTTGTCTTTCCTTGCTTTCCTCGAGCCAGAAATGCAAGAAACTGATGATTTCCTATGGAGCAATTGGCTATCTAAAGAAGCTTACCGAGATGGATATTCCAGGTGCAAAGAAGCTACTCGAACGCTTGGAGAGGGGGAAATTAAAAAGCTTGTTTAGCAGAAAATAG